The following proteins are encoded in a genomic region of Glycine max cultivar Williams 82 chromosome 18, Glycine_max_v4.0, whole genome shotgun sequence:
- the LOC102662272 gene encoding protein FAR1-RELATED SEQUENCE 5, with amino-acid sequence MSKMESSDNFYSFVNENDHEEENDVGLEDEDEVDCEVQNYDYGDYDDFWIPGLLKDECISFETIVDIRQFDMEKMSVEDVSRFDFAELELAYVFYYWYAKITGFSVRETLEQAFVCSCAGYRREKGSTSNTRKRREKKESRCGCEAMFRVHVHFSTGRWYVTCWNFEHNHLLLDLKLSSLLPAHRKMSTIDIMQIENYRKVGIGPPHMYAAFANHCGGYDKVGFIRKDIYNQEVRMRKQHTSDASGALKYLHDLRKKDPTMYVLYTVDEGSRLQRLFWCDTESQLLYGVFGDILAFDATYKKNKYLCPFVVFSSVNHHNQTIVFAAAIVTDETEETYVWLLEQFLEAMKGKAPSSIITDGDLAMRNAITRVMPSVFHKLCAWHLLRNALSHVGDKQVLKWLKNLMLGDFEVVTFEEKWKEMIATFELEDNSWIGELYEKRMKWSPAHLRGNFFAGIRTTSRCEAFHAHVAKYVHSRTNLTDFVEQFQRCLTYFRYRAIVADYFSTYENEVLQTNLRSLERSTDQLLTKEMFILFQSYVSRTIKLRVVDCK; translated from the coding sequence ATGTCAAAGATGGAAAGTAGTGACAATTTTTATAGCTTCGTGAATGAAAATGATCATGAGGAGGAAAACGATGTAGGACTGGAAGATGAGGATGAGGTGGATTGTGAGGTACAAAATTATGATTATGGAGATTATGATGATTTCTGGATTCCAGGTTTGTTAAAAGACGAATGTATAAGTTTTGAAACCATAGTTGATATTAGACAGTTTGACATGGAAAAAATGAGTGTTGAAGATGTAAGCAGGTTCGATTTTGCTGAGTTGGAGTTAGCGTATGTCTTCTACTATTGGTATGCTAAAATAACCGGTTTTTCTGTAAGGGAAACACTAGAACAAGCATTTGTTTGTTCATGTGCTGGTTATAGGAGAGAGAAAGGATCAACATCAAATACAAGGAAGCGtcgagaaaaaaaagaaagtaggTGTGGTTGTGAAGCAATGTTTCGTGTTCATGTGCATTTTTCCACGGGACGATGGTATGTGACATGCTGGAATTTTGAGCACAATCATTTATTATTGGACTTAAAATTGTCATCTTTGTTGCCCGCACATAGGAAGATGTCAACAATTGATATTATGCAAATTGAAAACTATAGAAAAGTAGGCATTGGACCTCCGCACATGTATGCAGCATTTGCCAATCATTGTGGTGGATATGACAAAGTGGGGTTTATTAGGAAAGATATTTACAATCAAGAAGTGCGCATGAGAAAGCAACATACCTCTGATGCAAGTGGTGCATTGAAGTATTTACATGATTTACGCAAGAAAGATCCAACGATGTATGTTTTGTACACCGTGGATGAAGGGTCAAGACTACAACGGTTGTTCTGGTGTGATACTGAGAGCCAATTGCTTTATGGGGTATTTGGTGACATTCTCGCATTTGATGCCAcctataagaaaaataagtatttgtGCCCTTTTGTTGTGTTCTCTAGTGTTAACCACCATAATCAGACAATAGTTTTTGCCGCTGCTATCGTGACTGATGAGACGGAAGAAACATATGTTTGGTTGTTGGAACAATTCTTGGAAGCAATGAAAGGAAAAGCTCCTTCTTCAATAATAACTGATGGCGATCTGGCTATGAGGAATGCTATAACAAGAGTGATGCCAAGTGTTTTTCACAAATTGTGTGCATGGCACTTATTGCGTAATGCATTGAGCCATGTTGGAGACAAACAAGTTTTGAAATGGTTGAAGAATCTAATGCTTGGTGATTTTGAAGTGGTCACATTTGAAGAAAAATGGAAAGAGATGATTGCTACCTTTGAATTGGAAGACAATAGTTGGATTGGTGAATTGTATGAAAAAAGGATGAAGTGGTCTCCTGCCCATTTGAGGGGTAATTTTTTTGCGGGCATACGGACAACATCTCGATGTGAAGCCTTCCATGCTCATGTTGCAAAATATGTTCATTCACGAACTAATTTAACTGATTTTGTAGAACAATTTCAAAGGTGTCTCACATATTTTCGCTATAGAGCGATTGTGGCAGATTATTTCTCAACATACGAGAATGAAGTTTTGCAAACAAATCTTCGATCTCTTGAGCGGTCTACTGATCAATTGCTTACTAAGGAGATGTTTATACTTTTTCAGTCCTATGTCTCTAGGACTATTAAGCTGAGAGTCGTTGATTGCAAATAG